The DNA sequence AATAAATGTTTTGGGTAGATTCATCTGGAAGATAAAGTGTAAGTTGTGTAGAATCACCTGCTGATAGACCGTGGATTTCGAACTCAAAAAATCCAAATCCAAAATCAACATCAGGTGGACTGGTAGAAGGATTGGGGTTGTTACGTGTAAGTACATCTATTAATGCAACACCTTCAGGACAGGCAAGTGTAACATAATTTTCTGAATCGTAAGTATGACAAGATGTGACATTATCCTGTTGGCTATCAGGCGTTCCATCGCTGTTTCCATCATACCTGGTATTATTGCCATCAGGCCCGAATTCCTCCTGATCAGACATTCCATCATTATCTGAATCCTGCGTGGGATCCAGACAAATGACTTTTGGTATTGCCTCTGATACGGTTAATACAGCATTTTCCTCAGCCGGATCAACAGGGGTGGTTTCAGGCACCGGCGTTTCTCCGGCTCTTTCATAATCTTTCTTCATAATATTGGTTTCTGACACATACTCGTTGGAACTTTTCATCAATTCTCCCGGGCAGCCTGATATATTTCCCAATGAATCAAGTTTTAACAACCATGCTTCATAACTTACTGTTCCGGGTTCACCAGTTCCAAAACTGTTGGTATAACCAGAGGCGATGTAACCCATATCTGCTGTTTGTTGAATATGTGTTATTACATCATTATATGTTCCCCCGTATGTATATTCCCATTCGATATTCCCGTTTTTGTCAAGTTTGAAAACCCAGGCATCACCTTTATTTCGCTTATATAAGTCAAAAGAATCAGTTTTAGCAGCGATAATAAATCCGCCATCTTCAGTTTGTTCAATAGCACTTGCTGTTTCATAATCCCAGTTGCCATATGTTTTTTGCCAAAGGATATCTCCCTGTGGATTTAGCTTTAATATCCAGATATCATTCCTGTCAATTTGTTCTGCTTCATACTCATAATCCCATTCCAAACTTCCATCTGAAGATAACTTAACCAACAGCGCGTTATTGGTTGTGCTGGCTAAAATATAATTACCATCATTGGTTCGATTGATAAAACTTTTGTCCATATTATATTCACCAAAGGATGTTACCCCAGCCATTAAATATCCTCCGTCAAAAGAAGGAATAATAGAGTGCGGTCTTTCCCAATTATAATAATATTGGTTTTGATATTGAACTGCATGCAATCCATGTCTTTTTTGCCATTCGATGTTTCCAAGACTGTCCAATTTCAGTGTCCAGAAATCTGAATCCACGTGAGTTCCACCTGTACCTGCCCGGTCAACATATACGCCGGTAAGGGCATAACCATTATCCGGAGTTTGTATTACCGAATAGAATATATCTTCCCCTTCAACATGTTCAAGTTCCCAGGTATAATATTTTTGCCATTCGATATCACCTGTTGCATTTAGTTTTAATACATATCCATCCCGCCCCCCGCTGAGCGTTCTGTTATTTCTGTAACCCACGACAACATATCCCCCATCCTTGGTTTGTTGAATATCAAATGCGGATTCTTTATGCAGAGGATCTGCGTTCGGGGTGTGATAAATGTTTTGCCAAATAATCTGTCCGTCCAGATCAAATTTTACAACCCACAAACCGGTAGTATCCAGTGCAAAAGAGTTTGTTTCGCCACACGCCACGTATCCACCATCAGAAGTGGGCCTTACTCTTTGGAATTTATCGCTTTTTTCACCACCATACGAGTAGGCCCAATCTTTGAAAGGAATACATTTTCCACGGAGTTGTATGGATATCCTTGGATTGACCTTGTCGCTGTTCCGGATTACAAGCGTAGCTTCTTTTTCTGTCATACTTTTCGGTTTAAAAGTTATGTTCATTATGCATGAATCCCCTGAAGTAATCACATCGCACTCCGAGGAAACAGAAAAACATTCGCTGTTCTTGCCTTGAATACTGGCGTCACAAATATGCAATTCACCTTCACCTGTATTGGATAAAATAATTGATTTGGTTTTACTTCTGTCTAAATTAACAATGCCAAAATCCAAAAAATCAGGAGAGACGGATATAGCAGGGAAATCCTGGGTAGAGGTGTATCTTATTTTCCCATTATCACAATCATAAATAAGATGCAGATTGTTTTCAGAGTCTTTAACCATATCACACATCCATGCCCAATAAGCACCACAATCATCTACTGTCTGAAAAACCCAGGATCCTGAAGAATTATTCGCATAATGCAGCTCACCGGCATCATATTTGTAATAGGCCAGGTGCACTGTATTATACTTATCAATGAATATTGAATTGCCTGCGCTTACAAAGTCTCCAAGCTCTACTACATCAATGTCCCATGAATTACCTTTTCTGACAGCATGTTTATGGTCCTGCCTGTTTTTTTCCGAAGCAGCGCCAACGTAGAATAAATGTGGGTTTTGAGCTGTGTCCAATTCAATATCAATGAACATTCCTTCCATTTGTCCCCCCATCCAGTCACTTTCTATTGCTTCCGGATTTTGCCAGTTGCCATTTGGCGCATTTGTTATGTAGACAGGTCCGCCCATGCTTTGTCCCATAACATATATGGCGAAATGAACACAACCGTTTTCATCCACTGCCATAGAACAATGGTCATATCCCTGAAAAATTAAGGTTTCGCTTTCCCAGTCACCTGATTTATTGGTTACATATCTTACAGGTGCTGAAAAAGCTATACCATATTTTTCCATATAACCTATATGAACATTGTTATCCGGATCCGTCCTGATAGTTAACCCCCAAACCCCATTATCATTTTCTTCCAGTGTTTCTGTCTGACTCCAGCTACCGTTTGTTTGAGTTCTATATCGAATGTAGTAAGGGAAACCACCGGAACCGCATTCTGCGTAACAAAGATGTACCGTATTAGTTGTATCAACTGCAAGATCAGCGAAAACAACATTGCCGTTTGTGGAGATTGTGTCTGTTTCCCAACATTCAGATTGGTTGGTTACGTAAACCAGCTCACCACCTCCTTCTTCCCAGTATTCACGGTTTTTATAGCACATGTGAATCATGCTGTCTGTGTCCAGTGCCAATCTTCCGGAACGTCCATTGCCTAAACTGAATGAATTCCAGTCTTGAGATAAAGCATTTAAAGAAAATAAAATAAACAAGCCAATGGCCGGAAAAATTCTGAAAAACTTGTAATAAGAATTCATGATTATTGCCCTCCGTTAGTTAGGATGTTTTATTTGCTTTTATAAATTTCTTCGGGTAGAGAATCAGTTGGGTATAATTCGGGATAAATCAACTTATAAAAACTTAATCACCAGCTCAATTTTGAATCCAATGTCATTCCTGTAAGACCAAAATTCTTATTAAACGTCAATAAGCTGTTCCATTTACGGAAGTTAATTGATATATCATCCAGCCAATCATCCTGACCATAATTGGATAATGAAGAAAAGACCAACAATAAAAATAACAGCAATTTTTTCATAACAATCATTTAATGTATGTTTAAAAAGATTTGAAATAAAGATGAAAAAGACAACAGATCAGTATTTCTTTATATTGAGT is a window from the Bacteroidales bacterium genome containing:
- a CDS encoding choice-of-anchor D domain-containing protein, whose amino-acid sequence is MNSYYKFFRIFPAIGLFILFSLNALSQDWNSFSLGNGRSGRLALDTDSMIHMCYKNREYWEEGGGELVYVTNQSECWETDTISTNGNVVFADLAVDTTNTVHLCYAECGSGGFPYYIRYRTQTNGSWSQTETLEENDNGVWGLTIRTDPDNNVHIGYMEKYGIAFSAPVRYVTNKSGDWESETLIFQGYDHCSMAVDENGCVHFAIYVMGQSMGGPVYITNAPNGNWQNPEAIESDWMGGQMEGMFIDIELDTAQNPHLFYVGAASEKNRQDHKHAVRKGNSWDIDVVELGDFVSAGNSIFIDKYNTVHLAYYKYDAGELHYANNSSGSWVFQTVDDCGAYWAWMCDMVKDSENNLHLIYDCDNGKIRYTSTQDFPAISVSPDFLDFGIVNLDRSKTKSIILSNTGEGELHICDASIQGKNSECFSVSSECDVITSGDSCIMNITFKPKSMTEKEATLVIRNSDKVNPRISIQLRGKCIPFKDWAYSYGGEKSDKFQRVRPTSDGGYVACGETNSFALDTTGLWVVKFDLDGQIIWQNIYHTPNADPLHKESAFDIQQTKDGGYVVVGYRNNRTLSGGRDGYVLKLNATGDIEWQKYYTWELEHVEGEDIFYSVIQTPDNGYALTGVYVDRAGTGGTHVDSDFWTLKLDSLGNIEWQKRHGLHAVQYQNQYYYNWERPHSIIPSFDGGYLMAGVTSFGEYNMDKSFINRTNDGNYILASTTNNALLVKLSSDGSLEWDYEYEAEQIDRNDIWILKLNPQGDILWQKTYGNWDYETASAIEQTEDGGFIIAAKTDSFDLYKRNKGDAWVFKLDKNGNIEWEYTYGGTYNDVITHIQQTADMGYIASGYTNSFGTGEPGTVSYEAWLLKLDSLGNISGCPGELMKSSNEYVSETNIMKKDYERAGETPVPETTPVDPAEENAVLTVSEAIPKVICLDPTQDSDNDGMSDQEEFGPDGNNTRYDGNSDGTPDSQQDNVTSCHTYDSENYVTLACPEGVALIDVLTRNNPNPSTSPPDVDFGFGFFEFEIHGLSAGDSTQLTLYLPDESTQNIYYKYGPSPDNASAHWYSFLYENHTGAEFETGYIILHFKDGARGDEDLIANGIIIDLGGPGYVEESSAIENITSHSSKILTFNYPNPFTASTSICFKLGKAANVKIEIYDILGHKVQTITKSLLPQGYHEIEFFPNNLPGGIYFYFLKAGDYYDIQKMIIQK